TAAGCGGGAACAGAATCAGAATAACGTATTTGATGGCGGAGCCATTTGTTGGTCAAATCTCATTCATCAAAATCCCATTCACTTCCTTGTCCTCAATCCCCAGGTAACGCATGGTAACGGCAGGACTACTATGGCTGAACCTTTTGCACAGGACCTCAAAGCCTACCCCGTACTTGATCCTCTGAATATATCCGAATGTTTTTCTAAGGCTATGTGTTCCGTAGTTCCCTCTCAGATTAATAGCCTTGCACCAGGATTTCACAAGTCTATTGGCTGCACTCACGGTTAAAGGCCCGCTCCCTTTCTTACTCTTGAACAGATAGTCTTCCGGGTCAGGTTGGGCAGATTCCAGATACCTCTCCAGGGCTTTATGCACAGACTTGTTTATGAGCAGCACGTTCTCTTTCCCGGTCTTCTGCTCCCTGATCCTCAAGGTATCTCCAGACCTAAGACCCTGGACCTGTTTTACTTTCAGTTTCAGGATATCTCCGATACGCAGCCCATTATTGATACCTATGATAAACAGCAGAAGGTCTCTGGGCTTATCCTGAAGCAGCTGCTTAATGGCCTTGATATCTTCCAGGTTTCTTATGGGCTCAACT
The sequence above is drawn from the Desulfonatronovibrio magnus genome and encodes:
- a CDS encoding site-specific integrase, with translation MNNHPQKGSSIKVEPIRNLEDIKAIKQLLQDKPRDLLLFIIGINNGLRIGDILKLKVKQVQGLRSGDTLRIREQKTGKENVLLINKSVHKALERYLESAQPDPEDYLFKSKKGSGPLTVSAANRLVKSWCKAINLRGNYGTHSLRKTFGYIQRIKYGVGFEVLCKRFSHSSPAVTMRYLGIEDKEVNGILMNEI